The Polaribacter tangerinus genome has a segment encoding these proteins:
- a CDS encoding MFS transporter produces the protein MAKNDPYAALKIKEFNIFLFVRFLLVFGWSMQFIVIEWQVYSITKDPLSLGIIGLMEIIPAFSMALFAGHIVDQKEKRNLLAVCTAAFSLISLMLFILTTDTITQSWEINSILYSIYALVFFGGFLRSFFGPTIFSLVALLVPKKIYHNAATWSTSTWKTAAVSGSLAAGFLISGIGVDYTLLLVFILVILSLIFTFFIQKKPILNTNIGEPMAQSLKAGLRFVFKNKAILGVLTLDMIAVLFGGTVAILSVFAQDILKVGPEGFGLLNASISMGSIVTMFLTTYIPINKKTGKKMLISVFLFGVSIIAFGLSSIFWVSVLALFVSGAADGISMVIRQTILQLKTPDEMRGRVSSVNSMFVGSSNELGAFESGLAAKIMGPVAAVVFGGTMTLITVVTTGVVNPTLRNLDLTNEIEENEKA, from the coding sequence ATGGCAAAGAACGATCCGTATGCAGCTCTTAAAATAAAAGAATTCAATATTTTTTTATTTGTTAGATTTCTTCTTGTTTTTGGATGGTCTATGCAATTTATAGTTATAGAATGGCAGGTATATTCTATAACAAAAGACCCTCTTTCTCTCGGAATTATTGGTTTAATGGAAATAATTCCTGCATTTTCTATGGCACTCTTTGCAGGCCATATTGTAGATCAAAAAGAAAAGAGAAATTTGTTAGCTGTTTGTACTGCTGCTTTTTCATTAATAAGTTTAATGCTTTTTATTTTAACCACAGACACTATAACTCAAAGCTGGGAAATTAATAGCATTTTATATTCAATTTATGCATTGGTGTTTTTTGGTGGTTTTTTACGTTCTTTCTTTGGTCCAACTATTTTTTCTTTAGTAGCCTTGTTGGTTCCTAAAAAAATATATCATAATGCGGCAACATGGAGCACCAGTACCTGGAAAACCGCTGCCGTTTCTGGCTCTCTAGCAGCCGGATTTTTAATTAGTGGTATTGGTGTAGATTATACTTTATTACTCGTATTTATTTTAGTTATTCTTTCTTTAATTTTTACCTTTTTTATTCAAAAGAAACCAATTTTAAACACCAATATTGGCGAACCAATGGCACAGAGTTTAAAAGCAGGCTTGCGTTTTGTTTTTAAGAATAAAGCTATTTTAGGGGTTTTAACATTAGATATGATTGCTGTATTATTTGGCGGAACGGTGGCAATTTTATCGGTTTTTGCACAAGATATTTTAAAAGTGGGTCCTGAAGGTTTTGGCTTATTAAACGCTTCCATTTCTATGGGAAGTATAGTAACAATGTTTTTAACAACTTATATACCTATCAATAAAAAAACGGGCAAAAAAATGTTGATTTCTGTGTTTTTATTTGGTGTAAGTATTATAGCATTCGGACTCTCTTCTATATTTTGGGTAAGTGTATTGGCTTTGTTTGTAAGTGGCGCAGCAGACGGAATATCTATGGTAATTCGTCAAACAATATTACAATTAAAAACACCCGATGAAATGCGTGGTCGAGTGTCTTCTGTAAATTCTATGTTTGTTGGTTCTTCTAATGAGTTAGGGGCTTTTGAAAGTGGCTTGGCGGCTAAAATTATGGGCCCAGTAGCAGCAGTTGTTTTTGGAGGTACTATGACATTAATTACCGTAGTTACAACGGGAGTTGTAAATCCTACGCTCAGAAATTTAGACTTAACCAACGAAATAGAAGAAAACGAAAAGGCATAA